In a single window of the Lates calcarifer isolate ASB-BC8 linkage group LG1, TLL_Latcal_v3, whole genome shotgun sequence genome:
- the LOC108901073 gene encoding ermin has translation METSTPPKAQRFTAEEENALVSQVLEIIGGITLEALQTLDQPDERDVWPMEEGDDSVFYSDEDQTHWDVKASCDFGVDVSEHLVKSEAAEEPTPQREGDPGTEIFTDKEMEKEVTSQVIQTKQEEERQELQTPKTEQMYQSDFADQGADNSVSTSGECLQTNCTNADMQTQPGQNISSEKANLQDKEEEVVLEAQTLNLEPFDVTNEASHTRLNGGAEVPKEMSSAELHISGDRQLEVDQEPEQECNSHVPVGFHQGPSPGYSTLPLPKKSSDSDCHQKSFDHLTSSKYSTVSYRKIRRGNTRQKIEEFEYMIMNL, from the exons ATGGAGACGAGCACGCCTCCAAAGGCCCAGAGATtcacagcagaagaagaaaatgcaCTGGTATCCCAGGTACTGGAGATCATTGGTGGGATCACTCTTGAGGCCTTACAGACCCTAGATCAGCCTGATGAGAGAGATGTGTGGCCGATGGAGGAGGGGGATGACTCGGTGTTCTACAGCGATGAGGACCAAACTCATTGGGACGTAAAAGCATCTTGTGATTTTGGCGTTGACGTGAGCGAGCATCTTGTCAAAAGCGAAGCAGCTGAGGAACCTACCCCGCAGAGGGAGGGTGACCCAGGAACAGAAATCTTTACTGAcaaagagatggagaaggaggtgACTTCCCAGGTCATTCAGACCAAACAAGAAGAGGAACGCCAAGAGCTCCAGACACCAAAAACTGAACAGATGTATCAGTCAGATTTTGCAGATCAAGGAGCAGATAACTCAGTGAGCACCAGTGGAGAATGTCTGCAAACAAACTGCACAAATGCAGATATGCAAACACAGCCTGGGCAGAACATATCATCAGAAAAAG caaATCTACAAGATAAGGAGGAAGAAGTGGTGCTAGAGGCTCAGACACTAAACCTGGAACCCTTTGATGTAACTAATGAGGCGAGTCATACAAGGCTGAATGGAGGGGCAGAAGTCCCAAAAGAGATGTCTAGTGCTGAACTCCACATATCAGGCGACAGACAGCTTGAGGTAGACCAGGAGCCAGAGCAGGAATGCAACTCGCATGTTCCTGTGGGGTTTCATCAGGGCCCCAGTCCAGGCTACTCCACCCTGCCCCTGCCGAAGAAATCCAGCGACAGCGACTGTCACCAGAAATCCTTCGACCACCTCACCTCCTCCAAATACAGCACCGTGTCCTATCGCAAGATCCGTAGAGGCAACACCCGCCAGAAGATAGAGGAGTTTGAGTACATGATAATGAATTTATGA
- the LOC108901071 gene encoding polypeptide N-acetylgalactosaminyltransferase 5, whose protein sequence is MQRRSPKPIIKLQTGEDSKDNSVPARKPGVHKVLSLDVTLNPRDANAVGQFGQAALFASNEDAEVRKRWDEGHFNVYLSDKIPVDRAIPDTRPEMCAQNLVHDDLPSTSVIFCFVDEVWSTLLRSVHSVLNRSPPHLLKEIILVDDFSTKDYLKEPLDKYMSQFPKVKIIRLKERQGLIRARLAGAAVAKGEVLTFLDSHIECNVGWLEPLLERVYLDRKKVPCPVIEVISDKDMSYMLVDNFQRGVFKWPLVFGWSALPEEYIKKHNMTVADPIRCPVMAGGLFSIDKKYFYELGAYDPGLDVWGGENMEISFKIWMCGGEIEIIPCSRVGHIFRGQNPYKFPKDRQKTVERNLVRVAEVWLDEYKDLFYGHGYHHLLDRKAIDIGNLTEQIELRKRLKCKSFKWYLENVYPDMDAPLAKAEGLVFNRGLRKCLALQSGSLSFEICDLSKQSQHFNYTWMRHIRQEDLCVAPQSKDSGFGLQPCDNTKPELRWFHKSSNSALAEHLITEFVSHHMCLEAGALGDTLHLNPCVPRNIFQKWQFTHYHAQ, encoded by the exons ATGCAACGAAGAAGCCCGAAACCTATAATCAAGCTCCAAACGGGAGAGGACTCAAAGGATAACTCTGTCCCTGCCAGAAAACCAGGTGTCCACAAAGTGCTTTCTCTGGATGTGACTCTCAATCCCAGAGATGCCAATGCAGTGGGCCAGTTCGGTCAGGCAGCACTTTTTGCCAGTAACGAGGATGCAGAGGTGAGGAAGAGATGGGACGAAGGGCATTTTAATGTCTACCTGAGCGACAAGATCCCAGTGGACCGTGCCATTCCAGACACCAGGCCTGAGAt GTGCGCTCAGAATTTGGTCCACGATGATTTGCCCTCCACCAGTGTGATATTCTGTTTCGTGGATGAAGTGTGGTCCACGCTCCTCCGCTCTGTGCACAGTGTGCTCAACAGATCTCCACCACACCTCCTCAAAGAGATTATTCTGGTGGATGACTTCAGCACCAAAG ACTATTTGAAGGAGCCACTGGATAAGTATATGTCCCAGTTTCCCAAAGTGAAAATCATTCGTCTGAAGGAGCGGCAGGGTCTGATCAGGGCCAGGCTGGCCGGAGCTGCTGTTGCCAAAG GTGAGGTTCTTACCTTCCTTGACTCCCACATTGAGTGTAACGTTGGCTGGCTGGAGCCACTCTTAGAGAGAGTCTATCTGGATCGCAAGAAGGTTCCCTGTCCAGTTATTGAAGTCATCAGTGATAAGGACATGAG TTATATGCTGGTTGACAACTTCCAAAGAGGTGTTTTCAAATGGCCTTTGGTGTTTGGCTGGAGTGCATTACCAGAGGAGTACATTAAGAAGCATAACATGACCGTTGCAGATCCCATCAG gTGTCCAGTCATGGCTGGAGGCCTTTTCTCCATAGACAAAAAATACTTCTATGAGCTTGGTGCCTATGACCCTGGCCTGGATGTATGGGGCGGGGAGAACATGGAGATTTCGTTTAAG ATCTGGATGTGTGGAGGGGAAATCGAGATTATCCCCTGCTCTCGAGTGGGACACATTTTCCGAGGACAGAACCCGTACAAATTCCCCAAAGACCGACAGAAGACGGTCGAGCGTAACCTGGTGAGGGTGGCCGAGGTCTGGCTGGACGAGTACAAGGACCTCTTCTACGGCCACGGCTACCACCACCTGCTGGATAGAAAGGCCATTGACATCGGCAACCTCACCGAGCAGATTGAGCTGAGGAAGAGGCTCAAATGCAAGAGCTTCAAGTGGTACCTGGAGAACGTGTATCCAGACATGGATGCTCCTTTAGCCAAAGCTGAAGGCTTG GTCTTCAATCGTGGCTTAAGAAAATGCCTCGCTCTGCAGAGCGGCTCTCTGTCCTTCGAGATATGTGATCTCAGTAAGCAG AGTCAGCACTTTAATTACACCTGGATGAGGCACATTCGCCAAGAGGACCTGTGTGTTGCTCCCCAAAGCAAGGACAGTGGCTTTGGTTTACAACCATGTGACAACACCAAGCCTGAACTTCGCTGGTTCCACAAATCTTCCAACTCAGCTCTG GCGGAACACCTCATTACAGAGTTTGTTTCCCACCACATGTGCCTGGAGGCGGGGGCTCTGGGTGATACTCTTCACCTCAACCCATGTGTTCCCAGAAATATCTTCCAAAAGTGGCAGTTCACACACTACCATGCTCAGTGA
- the cytip gene encoding cytohesin-interacting protein codes for MQSTMNFNGLQRQGSQDNYILDNTQRKKSSLWYRRSLRGNSDRHRQNANSVPRVGTLHFSFCSPDKPCSNSLVDYSDPQRTTIALEKQDNETFGFEIQTYGLQLKNSSAVEMCTFVSKVQEDSAAESAGLTAGDIIVTINGVSIEGSSHQHILDLIRESTNSLKMETVCGNVVKQIELEKRMNLLKQSLREKLLELQALTLQEKRLMRGHLNDSSFHLSMDSSLSSPSSHRARRFSSDSSYRSVMTDDSDQASVFGDLCSPSPCSAASNTDDSCFFSRDFPSQDSSGRFSSSSSHHHQSLSRSSSSSLAGSSSSLSPSWEETRISSLFGTLPRKSRRASVRRHILKLIPGLQRSVEEEEMGTNTQ; via the exons ATGCAGTCCACCATGAATTTCAATGGACTTCAACGCCAGGGCAGCCAAGACAATTACATTCTGGATAATactcagaggaagaaaagttCTCTATGGTACCGGCGCTCACTGAGGGGAAACAGTGATCGACACCGGCAGAACGCAAACTCTGTGCCCAGAGT aggAACTCTGCATTTCTCCTTTTGCAGCCCAGACAAACCCTGCTCCAACTCCCTGGTTGATTACTCTGACCCACAAAG gACCACAATTGCActggaaaaacaagacaatgaaACATTTGGTTTTGAAATTCAG ACCTATGGCTTGCAGCTAAAGAACAGCTCTGCAGTGGAGATGTGCACCTTCGTGAGCAAGGTGCAGGAGGACAGCGCTGCTGAGAGTGCTGGCTTGACCGCAG GAGATATTATTGTCACAATCAACGGGGTCAGCATTGAAGGCTCATCTCATCAGCACATACTCGATCTGATAAGAGAATCAACCAACAGCTTAAA GATGGAGACTGTATGTGGGAATGTAGTGAAGCAGATAGAACTGGAGAAGAGGATGAACCTGCTTAAG CAATCACTACGTGAGAAGCTGTTGGAGCTGCAAGCACTTACATTACAGGAAAAACGTCTAATGCGAG gtcacCTAAATGACAGTAGCTTTCACCTCTCTATGGACTCTTCTTTGAGCTCCCCCTCAAGCCACCGCGCCCGGCGTTTTTCCAGCGACAGTAGCTACAGGAGTGTGATGACAGACGACAGTGACCAGGCCAGTGTGTTTGGGGATCTGTGCTCTCCCAGCCCCTGCAGCGCAGCCAGCAACACGGACGACAGCTGCTTCTTCTCCAGAGATTTTCCCTCACAGGACAGCTCTGGCAGGTTCTCGTCGAGCTCCAGCCATCATCACCAATCCCTCAGCCGCTCCAGCAGTTCCAGTTTGgccggcagcagcagctccctctCGCCTTCCTGGGAGGAAACAAGGATCTCCTCATTGTTTGGTACCCTGCCCAGGAAAAGCAGACGAGCCAGTGTTCGCAGACACATCCTCAAGTTAATCCCTGGACTCCAAAGATCtgttgaagaggaggagatgggaaCAAACACCCAGTGA